Proteins co-encoded in one Garra rufa chromosome 7, GarRuf1.0, whole genome shotgun sequence genomic window:
- the LOC141338586 gene encoding interferon-induced protein 44-like isoform X1: protein MQKAKIRKVSTDTLTSNLPEEQREQLCASLGNVELTLLYKASVHGYQASAFHQRCDRQGPTLLVAYNRSGYIFGGYTSVDYSRSAQEITDEEAFLFSFKSGTSSYIKINSGYNARYDDAKCPNFGQQLYFCHNNQPVVYHQGGNAFSINTSSMYGNDAQLSECEVYKVEQEPEVSVEDKPWRNVLWTPERRAELIEIIRNHKPLMKSVSRVRILMIGPVGAGKSSFFNSINSIFTGHVTNKAMSGSAGTSLTVQFRTYPVNDGREGKPLPFVLCDTMGLEEQSGAGLDIEDISSILQGHIPDRYKFNPMAPFQPDEQKASRPASLQEKIHCVVYVIDATKISLMSDKLQEKLASIRRKVNTLGIAQIVLMTKVDEACPLVEENLQSLYVSSYIKSKVQEVSSRLGVPVSCALPVKNYSQELELELNCDVLLLTALQQMLRFADDYFDDIRPVEGKTK, encoded by the exons ATGCAGAAAGCCAAAATTAGAAAAGTCAGCACAGATACCCTAACTTCTAATTTACCTGAAGAGCAAAGAGAACAGCTTTGTGCCTCGCTAGGGAATGTGGAGCTGACTCTTCTCTACAAAGCTTCAGTTCATGGATATCAAGCTTCTGCCTTCCACCAGCGATGTGACCGTCAGGGTCCCACTTTACTTGTAGCCTACAACCGTTCAGGCTACATCTTTGGTGGATACACTAGTGTTGATTATTCACGAAGTGCCCAGGAAATTACAGATGAGGAAGCTTTCCTGTTCAGCTTTAAAAGTGGAACCTCTAGCTACATCAAAATTAACAGCGGATATAATGCACGTTACGATGATGCTAAATGCCCCAACTTTGGCCAACAGTTGTACTTTTGCCACAACAACCAACCAGTTGTGTATCATCAAGGAGGGAATGCATTCAGCATCAATACCTCATCAATGTATGGGAATGACGCTCAGCTGAGTGAATGTGAGGTGTACAAAGTGGAACAGG AGCCTGAAGTCAGCGTTGAGGATAAACCATGGAGGAATGTTTTATGGACACCTGA ACGAAGAGCAGAGCTCATAGAAATTATTAGGAACCATAAACCCCTGATGAAGTCTGTGAGTCGAGTCAGAATCCTAATGATCGGTCCTGTAGGTGCTGGAAAATCCAGTTTCTTCAACTCCATCAACTCCATCTTCACCGGTCATGTCACTAACAAAGCCATGTCAGGATCAGCAGGCACTAGTCTAACTGTACAG TTTCGCACATATCCAGTGAATGATGGTCGTGAGGGAAAGCCGTTACCATTTGTGTTGTGTGACACCATGGGACTCGAGGAGCAATCAGGTGCAGGACTGGATATTGAGGACATCAGCAGCATTCTTCAAGGTCACATACCAGACCGCTATAAA TTTAACCCCATGGCACCGTTTCAACCTGATGAGCAAAAGGCCTCCAGACCTGCATCTCTACAGGAGAAGATCCACTGTGTGGTGTATGTGATAGATGCCACCAAAATCTCCCTCATGTCTGACAAACTACAGGAAAAACTTGCTTCCATACGCAGAAAAGTGAACACACTGG GCATTGCTCAGATCGTCTTGATGACCAAAGTAGATGAAGCATGTCCTCTAGTGGAGGAAAATCTTCAAAGCCTGTATGTCAGCTCCTACATCAAGTCAAAG GTTCAGGAGGTGAGCTCTCGGTTGGGTGTGCCGGTGTCTTGTGCGTTACCGGTGAAGAACTACAGTCAGGAGCTGGAGCTGGAGCTCAACTGTGACGTCCTGCTTCTCACCGCTCTACAGCAGATGCTTCGCTTTGCAGACGACTATTTTGATGATATACGTCCTGTGGAGGGCAAAACTAAATAA
- the LOC141339064 gene encoding interferon-induced protein 44-like, with product MQKAKVRKVSITYNLTEEKRKQLYDLLGNVKLSLLYKASVHGYQASAFHQRCDRQGPTLLVAYNRSGYIFGGYTSVDYAQSGQYITDQEAFLFSIHSKISVCIKINTGHSARLDDAGWPSFGQQLYFCYNNQPAVYVQERNNYHYEFEDDVEGINKAFSFNPATLYGNDTQLTECEVYKVKEKPQVSAEEKPWRNVLWTADRKDKLMEMIRNYKPLVKSVSRVRILMIGPVGAGKSSFFNSINSIFTDHVTTKAMSGSAGTSLTVQFRTYPVNDGREGKPLPFVLCDTMGLEEQSGAGLDIEDISSILQGHVPDRYKFNPMAPFQPDEQMFSRPASLQEKIHCVVYVIDATKISLMSDKLQEKLASIRRKVNSVGITQIVLMTKVDEACPLVEENLQSLYASSYIKTKVQEVSSRLGVPVSCVLPVKNYSQELELELNCDVLLLTALQQMLRFADDYFDDIRPVDGNPK from the exons atGCAAAAAGCAAAGGTTAGAAAAGTCAGCATAACTTATAATTTAACAGAAGAGAAAAGGAAGCAGCTCTATGACTTGCTGGGGAATGTAAAACTGTCTCTTCTCTACAAAGCTTCAGTTCATGGATATCAAGCTTCTGCCTTCCACCAGCGATGTGACCGACAGGGTCCCACTTTACTAGTAGCCTACAACCGTTCAGGCTACATCTTTGGTGGATACACTAGTGTAGATTATGCTCAAAGTGGGCAGTATATTACTGATCAGGAAGCTTTTCTGTTCAGCATTCACAGCAAGATCTCTGTGTGCATCAAAATTAACACTGGACATTCTGCACGTCTCGATGATGCTGGATGGCCCAGCTTCGGCCAACAGTTGTACTTTTGCTACAACAACCAACCAGCTGTGTATGTTCAAGAAAGGAACAATTACCACTATGAGTTTGAAGACGACGTAGAGGGTATTAATAAAGCATTCAGTTTTAATCCTGCAACACTTTATGGAAATGACACTCAGCTGACTGAATGTGAGGTGTACAAAGTAAAAGAGA AGCCTCAGGTCAGTGCAGAGGAGAAACCATGGAGAAATGTTCTGTGGACAGCTGA TCGAAAAGACAAGCTCATGGAAATGATCAGGAATTATAAACCCCTGGTGAAGTCTGTGAGTCGAGTCAGAATCCTAATGATCGGTCCTGTAGGTGCTGGAAAATCCAGTTTCTTCAACTCCATCAACTCCATCTTCACCGATCATGTGACTACTAAAGCCATGTCAGGATCAGCAGGCACTAGTCTAACTGTACAG TTTCGCACATATCCAGTGAATGATGGTCGTGAGGGAAAGCCATTGCCATTTGTGTTGTGTGACACCATGGGACTCGAGGAGCAATCAGGTGCAGGACTGGATATTGAGGACATCAGCAGCATTCTTCAAGGTCACGTACCAGACCGCTATAAA TTCAACCCCATGGCACCGTTTCAACCTGATGAGCAAATGTTCTCCAGACCTGCATCTCTACAGGAGAAGATCCACTGTGTGGTGTATGTGATAGACGCCACTAAAATCTCCCTCATGTCTGACAAACTACAGGAAAAACTTGCTTCCATACGCAGAAAAGTGAACTCAGTGG GCATCACTCAGATCGTCTTGATGACCAAAGTAGATGAAGCATGTCCTCTAGTGGAGGAAAATCTTCAAAGCCTTTATGCCAGTTCCTACATCAAGACAAAG GTTCAGGAGGTGAGCTCTCGGTTGGGTGTGCCGGTGTCTTGTGTGCTACCGGTGAAGAACTACAGTCAGGAGCTGGAGCTGGAGCTCAACTGTGACGTCCTGCTGCTCACCGCTCTACAGCAGATGCTTCGCTTTGCAGACGACTATTTTGATGATATACGTCCTGTGGATGGCAACCCTAAATAA
- the LOC141338586 gene encoding interferon-induced protein 44-like isoform X2: MYGNDAQLSECEVYKVEQEPEVSVEDKPWRNVLWTPERRAELIEIIRNHKPLMKSVSRVRILMIGPVGAGKSSFFNSINSIFTGHVTNKAMSGSAGTSLTVQFRTYPVNDGREGKPLPFVLCDTMGLEEQSGAGLDIEDISSILQGHIPDRYKFNPMAPFQPDEQKASRPASLQEKIHCVVYVIDATKISLMSDKLQEKLASIRRKVNTLGIAQIVLMTKVDEACPLVEENLQSLYVSSYIKSKVQEVSSRLGVPVSCALPVKNYSQELELELNCDVLLLTALQQMLRFADDYFDDIRPVEGKTK, encoded by the exons ATGTATGGGAATGACGCTCAGCTGAGTGAATGTGAGGTGTACAAAGTGGAACAGG AGCCTGAAGTCAGCGTTGAGGATAAACCATGGAGGAATGTTTTATGGACACCTGA ACGAAGAGCAGAGCTCATAGAAATTATTAGGAACCATAAACCCCTGATGAAGTCTGTGAGTCGAGTCAGAATCCTAATGATCGGTCCTGTAGGTGCTGGAAAATCCAGTTTCTTCAACTCCATCAACTCCATCTTCACCGGTCATGTCACTAACAAAGCCATGTCAGGATCAGCAGGCACTAGTCTAACTGTACAG TTTCGCACATATCCAGTGAATGATGGTCGTGAGGGAAAGCCGTTACCATTTGTGTTGTGTGACACCATGGGACTCGAGGAGCAATCAGGTGCAGGACTGGATATTGAGGACATCAGCAGCATTCTTCAAGGTCACATACCAGACCGCTATAAA TTTAACCCCATGGCACCGTTTCAACCTGATGAGCAAAAGGCCTCCAGACCTGCATCTCTACAGGAGAAGATCCACTGTGTGGTGTATGTGATAGATGCCACCAAAATCTCCCTCATGTCTGACAAACTACAGGAAAAACTTGCTTCCATACGCAGAAAAGTGAACACACTGG GCATTGCTCAGATCGTCTTGATGACCAAAGTAGATGAAGCATGTCCTCTAGTGGAGGAAAATCTTCAAAGCCTGTATGTCAGCTCCTACATCAAGTCAAAG GTTCAGGAGGTGAGCTCTCGGTTGGGTGTGCCGGTGTCTTGTGCGTTACCGGTGAAGAACTACAGTCAGGAGCTGGAGCTGGAGCTCAACTGTGACGTCCTGCTTCTCACCGCTCTACAGCAGATGCTTCGCTTTGCAGACGACTATTTTGATGATATACGTCCTGTGGAGGGCAAAACTAAATAA
- the LOC141339003 gene encoding interferon-induced protein 44-like, whose protein sequence is MPNFGQQLYFCRYNEVVYNEGSKSYSFNAKRLLGDDTELTECEVYKVREMPDYFKCLTKEKPWRNIRLTSIQRDELLEMIRSYKPLVTSVSRVRILMIGPVGAGKSSFFNSINSIFTGHVTNKAISGFAGTSVTTQFRTYPLKDGRKGRLLPFVLCDTMGLEEQSGAGLDIEDISSILQGHVPDRYKFDPSAPFQPDEQKMSRPASLQEKIHCVVYVIDASKISLMSDKLEEKLAVIRREINSLGIPQMVLMTKVDEACPHVEKDLYQIYLSSYIKSKVQEVSSRLGVPVSCVLPVKNYSQELELEANCDVLLLSALQQILRLADDYLDDIDVI, encoded by the exons ATGCCAAACTTTGGCCAACAGTTGTACTTTTGCCGCTATAATGAAGTTGTGTATAATGAAGGAAGTAAATCATACAGTTTTAATGCTAAAAGACTGCTTGGAGATGACACGGAGCTGACTGAATGTGAGGTCTACAAAGTCAGAGAAA TGCCTGACTACTTTAAGTGTTTGACCAAggagaagccatggaggaatATTCGGTTGACATCTAT ACAGAGAGATGAGCTCTTGGAAATGATCAGGAGTTATAAACCCTTGGTGACGTCTGTCAGCCGTGTTCGAATCCTAATGATCGGTCCTGTAGGTGCTGGAAAATCCAGTTTCTTCAACTCCATCAACTCCATCTTCACTGGTCATGTCACTAACAAAGCCATTTCAGGATTTGCAGGCACTAGTGTCACCACACAG TTTCGCACATATCCACTGAAAGACGGACGTAAGGGAAGGCTGTTGCCATTTGTGTTGTGTGACACCATGGGACTCGAGGAGCAATCAGGTGCAGGACTGGATATTGAGGACATCAGCAGCATTCTTCAAGGTCACGTACCAGACCGCTATAAA TTCGACCCCTCTGCACCGTTTCAACCTGATGAGCAAAAGATGTCCAGACCTGCATCTCTACAGGAGAAGATCCACTGTGTGGTGTATGTGATAGACGCCAGCAAAATCTCCCTCATGTCTGACAAACTAGAAGAGAAACTTGCTGTGATACGCAGGGAAATAAACTCACTGG GAATTCCCCAGATGGTCCTGATGACAAAAGTAGATGAAGCATGTCCTCATGTAGAGAAGGACCTTTATCAAATTTATCTCAGTTCCTACATCAAGTCAAAG GTTCAGGAGGTGAGCTCTCGGTTGGGTGTGCCGGTGTCTTGTGTGTTACCGGTGAAGAACTACAGTCAGGAGCTGGAGCTGGAGGCCAACTGTGACGTTCTGCTTCTCTCCGCTCTACAACAGATTCTTCGCTTAGCAGACGACTATCTGGATGATATTGATGTCATTTAG